A portion of the Corallococcus silvisoli genome contains these proteins:
- a CDS encoding poly(A) polymerase, which produces MSQDRFTTSREVYHRIRWDPRLDAREFVVGYDAHRGALEEMPFEAFVPDGEIPWHRVWYFKRGRQVVWDRKARVDLLSNTGTAEEPTPSQPLAVPGFSPLSAWRYDARSGSWSEAPRDTGHALTPSASLTVATFNVLFDLYDAELLATERRTPATLALLRDTDADVIALQEVTPPFLRALLAEPWVREHYWLTEGPGATTVVPYGQVLLSRIPLASVWQRGFSRDKRLVAAELRFSDATLWVATPHLTSNRDASGAAARTVQVQALLDWARALEGTSPSESPDLMLAGDFNFGDGAPEAEAFARAGFLDAWSALRPSEAGETFNPRLNPLAALTTVSGRLQRLDRILVASPSGRFAPEAIGLFGEAPVKGPPAPTGEPLFASDHFGVRCVLRREAVASPLTLASPSSAARVHHTALVLIPPEEAWAPIQALRKKHDAKFQRWMPHITLFHPFVPEEDFETAEALLVDALHGFEPFDVMLSAFDRFEHRANATAWLRPDDQPAGALTALHARLVAALPECASPALVGFTPHLSVGQLALTEDGEVARTLAMWQRSWRPLRFRVGELCLVRRKGDTPFEVVRRIPLTGRAPRTHGTLPAHDDRSLREVLASLGAVDSREGHAARTSAVEQLRGHCERVGASLHPYGSYLLDTDGVGSDVDAVAIGPATLSREDFARALLQELATSPSAPARYVADAAIPLVKLCLDGVSFDLAYASRPAGVPPEAPLTLLERHGSQLDVAGLRSILGLADTLGLRAAVAPEGGRTDRFPSLVRAVKAWARARGIYSHALGYLGGLSWTLLAAWACTRAPSDAVTSDASLLAHFFETFAAWPWPQPVTLTPETARYHPEGKRDLLPVIAPALPARNTARNVSRSTFRVLREELLRARELVASARASRTASAWAALFQPLDAEHDLPTFLRLSVDAPTPEAREAVAGWVLGHLTALVYRLEGDRRLFVRPLQPPRAGGTLLIGLEVHEARDGDALSWQPHGPLFTAVEAFRGAFHEWVNSPDGAALHVDLVRGDPPRASRPTS; this is translated from the coding sequence ATGTCACAGGACCGATTCACGACCAGCCGCGAGGTGTATCACCGCATCCGGTGGGACCCCCGGCTCGATGCCCGCGAGTTCGTCGTCGGCTACGACGCGCATCGCGGAGCGCTGGAGGAGATGCCCTTCGAGGCGTTCGTCCCCGATGGGGAGATCCCCTGGCACCGCGTCTGGTACTTCAAGCGCGGCCGTCAGGTGGTGTGGGACCGCAAGGCGCGCGTCGACCTGCTGAGCAACACCGGCACCGCCGAGGAGCCCACGCCATCCCAGCCCCTCGCGGTTCCCGGCTTCTCGCCGCTGTCCGCGTGGCGCTACGACGCGCGCTCGGGCTCATGGTCCGAGGCCCCCCGCGACACGGGCCATGCGCTCACCCCGTCCGCGTCGCTCACCGTCGCCACCTTCAACGTCCTCTTCGACCTGTACGACGCGGAGCTGCTGGCGACCGAGCGCAGGACCCCGGCGACCCTCGCGCTGCTGCGGGACACCGACGCGGATGTCATCGCACTCCAGGAGGTCACCCCTCCCTTTCTCAGGGCACTGCTCGCCGAACCCTGGGTGCGCGAACACTACTGGCTGACGGAGGGCCCCGGCGCGACCACCGTGGTTCCGTATGGCCAGGTCCTGCTGTCGCGCATCCCGCTCGCCTCCGTCTGGCAGCGCGGCTTCTCCCGGGACAAACGCCTCGTCGCCGCCGAGCTCCGCTTCTCCGACGCCACGCTGTGGGTGGCCACGCCGCACCTGACGAGCAACCGGGACGCCTCCGGCGCCGCCGCGCGCACCGTCCAGGTGCAGGCCCTCCTCGACTGGGCCCGTGCACTGGAGGGCACGAGCCCTTCCGAGTCCCCGGACCTGATGCTGGCCGGTGACTTCAACTTTGGCGATGGCGCTCCCGAAGCGGAGGCCTTCGCGCGCGCGGGCTTCTTGGACGCGTGGTCCGCGCTGCGGCCTTCGGAAGCGGGGGAGACCTTCAACCCCCGGCTGAACCCGCTGGCGGCGCTCACCACCGTTTCGGGGCGGCTCCAGCGGTTGGACCGAATCCTGGTGGCGTCGCCGTCGGGCCGGTTCGCTCCGGAGGCCATCGGCCTCTTCGGGGAAGCGCCCGTGAAGGGGCCGCCCGCACCAACGGGGGAACCCCTCTTCGCTTCCGACCACTTCGGCGTGCGCTGCGTCCTGCGCCGCGAAGCGGTGGCCTCTCCGTTGACGCTCGCCTCGCCGTCCTCGGCGGCGCGGGTCCACCACACGGCCCTGGTGCTCATCCCTCCCGAGGAGGCGTGGGCCCCCATCCAGGCGCTGCGCAAGAAGCACGACGCGAAGTTCCAGCGGTGGATGCCCCACATCACGCTGTTCCACCCCTTCGTTCCCGAGGAGGATTTCGAGACGGCGGAGGCGCTCCTCGTGGACGCCCTCCACGGCTTCGAACCCTTCGACGTGATGCTCTCCGCGTTCGACCGCTTCGAGCACCGCGCCAACGCGACGGCGTGGCTTCGGCCGGACGATCAGCCAGCGGGCGCCCTCACGGCCCTGCACGCGAGGCTCGTCGCGGCCCTCCCCGAATGCGCGTCGCCTGCCCTTGTCGGCTTCACGCCCCACCTCTCCGTGGGCCAGCTCGCGCTCACGGAGGATGGGGAGGTCGCCCGGACGCTCGCCATGTGGCAGCGGAGCTGGAGGCCGCTGAGGTTCCGCGTGGGGGAGCTGTGTCTCGTCCGGCGGAAGGGGGACACTCCCTTTGAAGTCGTCCGGCGCATCCCTCTGACGGGCCGCGCGCCTCGGACGCATGGGACCCTCCCAGCGCATGACGACCGTTCCCTGCGAGAGGTGCTGGCCTCGCTCGGCGCCGTCGATTCACGGGAGGGACACGCCGCGAGGACCTCGGCGGTGGAACAGCTGCGCGGGCACTGCGAGCGGGTGGGAGCCTCACTGCATCCCTATGGCTCGTATCTGCTGGACACGGACGGCGTGGGCAGTGACGTGGATGCGGTCGCCATCGGCCCGGCGACGCTGTCTCGCGAGGACTTCGCGCGAGCACTCCTCCAGGAACTGGCCACGTCCCCTTCAGCCCCCGCTCGCTATGTGGCGGACGCCGCCATCCCCTTGGTGAAGCTGTGCCTGGACGGCGTGAGCTTCGATCTGGCCTATGCGAGCCGTCCCGCGGGCGTGCCTCCCGAAGCACCCCTGACGTTGCTGGAGCGTCATGGCTCCCAGCTCGACGTCGCGGGGCTTCGCTCCATCCTGGGGTTGGCGGACACGCTGGGACTGCGCGCCGCCGTCGCCCCGGAGGGTGGACGGACCGACCGGTTCCCGTCCCTGGTTCGAGCGGTCAAGGCCTGGGCCCGGGCCCGGGGCATCTACTCGCATGCCCTGGGGTATCTCGGCGGGTTGTCGTGGACGCTGCTCGCGGCCTGGGCCTGCACCCGCGCGCCCTCGGACGCCGTGACCTCCGACGCGTCGCTGCTCGCGCACTTCTTCGAGACCTTCGCGGCCTGGCCGTGGCCCCAGCCCGTGACGCTCACGCCCGAGACAGCGCGCTACCACCCCGAAGGCAAGCGCGACCTCCTGCCCGTCATTGCTCCAGCGCTTCCGGCTCGAAACACCGCGCGCAACGTGTCGCGCTCCACGTTCCGCGTCCTGCGGGAGGAGCTGCTCCGCGCCCGCGAACTCGTGGCCAGCGCCCGCGCCTCGCGCACCGCCTCCGCGTGGGCCGCGCTCTTCCAGCCCCTGGACGCGGAACACGACCTGCCGACATTCCTGCGGCTGTCCGTCGACGCCCCCACCCCCGAGGCCCGCGAGGCAGTCGCGGGTTGGGTCCTGGGTCATCTCACGGCCCTGGTGTACCGGCTGGAAGGAGACCGGCGCCTCTTCGTGCGTCCGCTCCAGCCGCCGCGGGCCGGAGGAACCTTGCTCATCGGGCTGGAGGTCCACGAGGCTCGGGACGGGGATGCCTTGTCCTGGCAGCCGCACGGCCCGCTATTCACGGCCGTGGAGGCGTTTCGCGGGGCCTTCCACGAATGGGTGAACAGCCCCGACGGCGCCGCGCTTCACGTCGACCTCGTGCGTGGCGACCCGCCGCGCGCTTCGAGGCCGACGTCCTGA
- a CDS encoding SIR2 family NAD-dependent protein deacylase gives MEPLVLDSRTRLLVLTGAGVSAESGVPTFRGMNGLWENHPVEAVASPQGFEANPALVWRFYSQRRSGAADVKPNPGHDALVRWEAHLGDRFLLATQNVDGLHTRAGSQRVVDMHGNLFRTKCADCRRAPFADTTVHPSGTVPVCDSCGGRLRPDIVWFGESLASADLERIGEFITRADGTRLVFLAAGTSGAVWPAAGIVDEVRAARGDTWLVNYESAANTERFHHFVQGLSGEVLPALAKLS, from the coding sequence GTGGAACCGCTCGTCCTGGATTCGCGAACCCGCCTGCTCGTGCTCACCGGCGCCGGAGTCTCCGCTGAAAGCGGTGTCCCCACCTTCCGGGGCATGAACGGCCTGTGGGAGAACCACCCCGTGGAGGCGGTGGCGTCTCCCCAGGGCTTCGAGGCGAACCCCGCGCTCGTGTGGCGCTTCTATTCACAGCGCCGCTCGGGCGCGGCGGACGTGAAGCCCAACCCGGGTCACGACGCGCTGGTGCGCTGGGAAGCGCACCTGGGAGACCGCTTCCTGCTGGCCACCCAGAACGTGGACGGACTGCATACGCGCGCGGGCAGCCAGCGCGTGGTGGACATGCACGGCAACCTCTTCCGCACGAAGTGCGCGGACTGCCGGCGGGCGCCCTTCGCGGACACCACCGTGCATCCGTCGGGCACGGTGCCTGTGTGCGATAGCTGCGGTGGGCGCTTGCGGCCTGACATCGTCTGGTTCGGCGAGTCGCTGGCCTCCGCGGACCTGGAGCGCATCGGGGAGTTCATCACGCGCGCTGACGGCACCCGCCTGGTGTTCCTGGCCGCGGGCACCTCCGGCGCGGTGTGGCCCGCGGCGGGCATCGTGGACGAGGTGCGCGCCGCGCGAGGGGACACGTGGCTCGTCAACTACGAGTCCGCCGCCAACACGGAGCGCTTCCACCACTTCGTGCAGGGCCTGAGCGGCGAGGTGCTGCCCGCGCTGGCGAAGCTCTCCTGA
- a CDS encoding GAF domain-containing protein translates to MAEVTLDLRGQPKTDAYAELKTHALAILEGVDDDICAMATMSCLLHNAFGHLWTGFYRVVTPGKLLRVGPYQGTLGCLEITFGKGVCGTSAAKGETVVVPDVHAFPGHITCDGRSASEIVVPVYGRDRELLAVLDIDSEHKNTFDDVDRAALEDLMTWFQHRAS, encoded by the coding sequence ATGGCGGAAGTCACCCTGGATCTGCGCGGTCAGCCCAAGACCGACGCGTACGCCGAGTTGAAAACGCACGCCCTCGCCATCCTCGAAGGCGTGGACGACGACATCTGCGCGATGGCGACGATGAGCTGCCTCTTGCACAACGCCTTCGGCCACCTGTGGACCGGCTTCTACCGGGTGGTGACGCCCGGAAAGCTGCTGCGCGTGGGCCCCTACCAGGGGACGCTCGGGTGCCTGGAGATCACCTTCGGCAAGGGCGTGTGCGGCACGTCCGCCGCCAAGGGTGAGACGGTGGTGGTGCCGGACGTGCACGCCTTCCCGGGCCACATCACCTGCGACGGCCGCTCCGCGTCGGAGATCGTCGTGCCGGTGTACGGCCGCGACCGCGAGCTGCTCGCCGTGCTCGACATCGACTCCGAGCACAAGAACACCTTCGACGACGTGGACCGCGCGGCGCTGGAGGACCTGATGACCTGGTTCCAGCACCGCGCATCCTGA